One genomic segment of Gasterosteus aculeatus chromosome 6, fGasAcu3.hap1.1, whole genome shotgun sequence includes these proteins:
- the pdlim1 gene encoding PDZ and LIM domain protein 1, which translates to MPLRVVMPGPGPWGFRLVGGKDFEQPLTISRVTPASKAAQANLCIGDMILAIGGEPTEGMTHLEAQNKIKGCIEEMVLSVDRSESKMWSPLSSEEGRTHPYKMNLASEPKEVRHIGSTHNRSALPFAGFGSKVVTNQYNSPSALYSSENIKDFNSAVDEVQTLAAANEPHSKAPSDLPQTGKRPPVAADSEVYKMLQENQESVEPPRQSASFKVLQEILETGDPDKPSGFRSVKPPATKIGSSVGNTEKLPSCDKCGSGIVGMVVKLRDKFRHPECYTCTDCNVNLKQKGHFFVEEQIYCEKHARERVTPPEGYDVVTVYPK; encoded by the exons ATGCCTCTCCGGGTTGTAATGCCGGGTCCCGGGCCCTGGGGCTTCAGGCTGGTCGGGGGAAAGGACTTCGAGCAGCCGCTGACTATTTCCCGG GTGACCCCGGCGAGTAAAGCCGCTCAGGCCAACCTGTGCATCGGCGACATGATCCTGGCCATCGGCGGCGAGCCGACGGAGGGCATGACTCACTTGGAGGCGCAGAACAAGATCAAGGGGTGCATAGAGGAGATGGTGCTCTCTGTAGACAG GTCAGAAAGTAAAATGTGGTCCCCGCTTTCGTCCGAGGAAGGGAGGACACATCCGTACAAGATGAATCTGGCATCCGAGCCAaag GAGGTGAGGCACATCGGCTCCACCCACAACCGCAGCGCGCTGCCGTTCGCCGGCTTCGGCTCCAAGGTGGTGACCAACCAGTACAACAGCCCCTCCGCGCTGTACTCCTCAGAGAACATCAAGGACTTCAACTCGGCCGTGGACGAAGTCCAGACCCTCGCTGCTGCCAACGAGCCCCACAGCAA AGCTCCGTCAGATCTTCCTCAGACGGGCAAGCGGCCGCCCGTCGCAGCCGACTCCGAGGTTTACAAGATGCTGCAGGAGAACCAGGAGTCCGTGGAGCCGCCGCGGCAGTCCGCTTCATTCAAAGTGCTGCAGGAGATCCTGGAGACGG GTGACCCCGATAAGCCGTCAGGGTTCAGGAGTGTGAAACCGCCCGCCACAAAGATTGGATCATCGGTGGGGAACACGGAGAAGTTGCCCTCCTGTGACAAATGTGGTTCGGGGATCGT GGGGATGGTGGTGAAGCTGAGGGACAAGTTCCGTCACCCCGAGTGCTACACCTGTACGGACTGCAACGTCAACCTGAAACAGAAGGGACATTTCTTTGTGGAGGAGCAGATATATTGCGAGAAGCACGCACGCGAGCGAGTGACTCCGCCGGAGGGCTACGACGTGGTCACCGTCTACCCCAAGTAG
- the neurog3 gene encoding neurogenin-3, with the protein MTDLEPKSRREQSRQRGRRRMKANDRERSRMHNLNSALEALRTVLPALPQDAKMTKIETLRFAHNYIWALSETLRMAEQHAPEYLRPEGSDRSSSSRGPAAGRDSDSPAGCTRAPSAACDPTGCYTLARQMSKMFSREPSGVIPVTFYLKSARGEEDPKNTWCF; encoded by the coding sequence ATGACGGACCTCGAACCCAAGAGCAGGCGCGAGCAGTCCCGGCAGCGGGGCAGGCGCAGAATGAAGGCCAACGACCGTGAGCGCTCGAGGATGCACAACCTGAACTCCGCCCTGGAGGCGCTGCGGACGGTGCTGCCGGCGCTGCCGCAGGACGCCAAGATGACAAAGATCGAGACGCTGCGCTTCGCCCACAACTACATCTGGGCGCTGAGCGAGACGCTGCGCATGGCCGAGCAGCACGCGCCGGAGTACCTGCGGCCGGAGGGATCCGACCGGAGCAGCTCGAGCAGGGGCCCCGCTGCCGGGCGGGACTCGGACTCACCCGCCGGGTGCACGCGCGCTCCATCCGCCGCCTGTGACCCGACGGGCTGTTACACGCTGGCGCGTCAGATGAGTAAGATGTTTTCGAGAGAGCCGTCCGGTGTCATCCCAGTTACCTTTTATCTCAAGTCGGCCCGCGGGGAAGAGGACCCGAAAAACACGTGGTGCTTTTAA
- the sgpl1 gene encoding sphingosine-1-phosphate lyase 1 isoform X1 — translation MDVRSALEVYKEMALLYLEEGRRQVNARCGDMEPWQIIGATVITTLGALWVKGFVFQKESLPSRIKKLCFRLIRKIPFVGANIQSQLNKALDDMSASLCTLKEGMSYTKQLPSKGLSQSQVLDKIREYETLNEVQWENGCVSGAVYWGDESLTNLLVKVYGDFAWSNPLHPDIFPGVRKMEAEVVRMACTLFHGGPTSCGTVTSGGTESILMACKAYRDMAYERGVTYPEILAPVSVHAAFDKAAHYFGMKLVHVALDKNTMQVDVTAMKRAINKNTAMLVCSTPQFPHGIMDPVEEVAKLAVRYNIPMHVDACLGGFLIVFMAKAGFPLAPFDFRVKGVTSISADTHKYGYAPKGSSVILYSDTKYRHYQYFVAPDWQGGIYASPSVAGSRPGGIIAACWATMMHMGEDGYVNATKKIVSTTRKIQKEINKIKGVFVFGEPKVSVVAIGSNDFDIFRLSNALTSKGWNLNTLQYPSSIHICCTVLHTQSGVADRFIRDVKEQVAIIMKNPKEKTTGMGAIYGMAQSIPDRSMVTEISRGFLDCLYSTEVAKSNTSHMNGNGKAH, via the exons ATGGATGTGCGG agTGCCTTGGAGGTGTACAAGGAGATGGCCCTGCTGTACCTGGAGGAGGGCCGGCGGCAGGTCAACGCGCGCTGCGGGGACATGGAGCCGTGGCAGATCATCGGAGCGACGGTCATCACCACGCTGGGAGCGCTGTGGGTCAAAGGCTTCGTCTTCCAGAAAGAAA GTCTCCCGTCCAGAATCAAGAAGCTGTGCTTCCGACTCATCAGAAAAATCCCCTTTGTTGGCGCAAAC ATCCAGAGCCAGCTCAACAAGGCTTTGGACGACATGTCTGCCAGTCTGTGCACGCTGAAGGAGGGCATGAGCTACACCAAACAGCTGCCCTCCAAAGGCCTCTCACAGAGCCAAGTGCTGGACAAGATCCGCGAGTACGAGACTCTGA ATGAGGTGCAGTGGGAGAACGGCTGCGTTTCGGGGGCCGTGTACTGGGGCGACGAATCTCTGACCAATCTGCTGGTGAAG GTTTACGGAGACTTTGCGTGGAGCAatcccctccaccctgacatcTTTCCTGGCGTGAGAAAGATGGAGGCGGAGGTCGTCCGAATGGCGTGCACGCTCTTCCACGGAGGACCCACCTCCTGTGGCACA GTTACTTCGGGAGGAACTGAGAGCATCCTGATGGCCTGCAAGGCGTACCGAGACATGGCGTATGAACGTGGTGTGACGTACCCTGAAAT TCTGGCACCCGTGAGCGTCCACGCGGCCTTCGACAAAGCAGCGCATTACTTTGGCATGAAGCTCGTCCACGTTGCCCTCGACAAGAACACCATGCAAGTGGACGTGACG GCGATGAAGAGAGCCATCAACAAGAACACCGCCATGCTGGTGTGCTCGACGCCTCAGTTTCCTCATGGAATCATGGATCCCGTCGAGGAAGTGGCAAAG CTGGCTGTGCGCTACAACATCCCGATGCACGTGGACGCCTGTCTGGGAGGTTTCCTCATTGTCTTCATGGCCAAGGCCGGATTCCCACTCGCCCCGTTCGACTTCAGGGTCAAAGGTGTTACCAGCATCTCTGCCGACACCCACAAG TACGGCTACGCCCCCAAAGGTTCCTCAGTGATCCTCTACAGTGACACAAAGTACCGTCACTACCAGTACTTCGTAGCTCCGGACTGGCAGGGGGGAATCTACGCCTCGCCCTCTGTTGCAGGCTCCAGGCCGGGCGGAATCATCGCCGCCTGCTGGGCGACCATGATGCACATGGGGGAGGACGGATACGTGAATGCCACCAAGAAGATCGTCAGCACGACACGCAAAATCCAAAAAGA AATCAACAAGATaaagggtgtgtttgtttttggggaGCCGAAGGTGTCCGTGGTGGCAATAGGCTCAAATGATTTTGATATTTTCCGTCTGTCTAATGCGCTGACATCAAAGGGCTGGAACCTGAACACACTGCAGTACCCGTCCAG CATCCACATCTGCTGCACAGTTCTGCACACGCAGTCGGGCGTCGCTGATCGGTTCATCCGTGATGTCAAAGAGCAGGTGGCCATCATCATGAAGAACCCCAAAGAGAAAACCACAGGAATG GGGGCGATCTACGGCATGGCCCAGTCCATCCCAGATAGATCCATGGTGACGGAGATCTCCCGAGGTTTCCTGGACTGTCTCTACAGCACCGAGGTGGCCAAGTCCAACACCAGCCACATGAACGGCAACGGCAAAGCCCACTGA
- the sgpl1 gene encoding sphingosine-1-phosphate lyase 1 isoform X2 — protein sequence MTSDSALEVYKEMALLYLEEGRRQVNARCGDMEPWQIIGATVITTLGALWVKGFVFQKESLPSRIKKLCFRLIRKIPFVGANIQSQLNKALDDMSASLCTLKEGMSYTKQLPSKGLSQSQVLDKIREYETLNEVQWENGCVSGAVYWGDESLTNLLVKVYGDFAWSNPLHPDIFPGVRKMEAEVVRMACTLFHGGPTSCGTVTSGGTESILMACKAYRDMAYERGVTYPEILAPVSVHAAFDKAAHYFGMKLVHVALDKNTMQVDVTAMKRAINKNTAMLVCSTPQFPHGIMDPVEEVAKLAVRYNIPMHVDACLGGFLIVFMAKAGFPLAPFDFRVKGVTSISADTHKYGYAPKGSSVILYSDTKYRHYQYFVAPDWQGGIYASPSVAGSRPGGIIAACWATMMHMGEDGYVNATKKIVSTTRKIQKEINKIKGVFVFGEPKVSVVAIGSNDFDIFRLSNALTSKGWNLNTLQYPSSIHICCTVLHTQSGVADRFIRDVKEQVAIIMKNPKEKTTGMGAIYGMAQSIPDRSMVTEISRGFLDCLYSTEVAKSNTSHMNGNGKAH from the exons ATGACTTCCGAT agTGCCTTGGAGGTGTACAAGGAGATGGCCCTGCTGTACCTGGAGGAGGGCCGGCGGCAGGTCAACGCGCGCTGCGGGGACATGGAGCCGTGGCAGATCATCGGAGCGACGGTCATCACCACGCTGGGAGCGCTGTGGGTCAAAGGCTTCGTCTTCCAGAAAGAAA GTCTCCCGTCCAGAATCAAGAAGCTGTGCTTCCGACTCATCAGAAAAATCCCCTTTGTTGGCGCAAAC ATCCAGAGCCAGCTCAACAAGGCTTTGGACGACATGTCTGCCAGTCTGTGCACGCTGAAGGAGGGCATGAGCTACACCAAACAGCTGCCCTCCAAAGGCCTCTCACAGAGCCAAGTGCTGGACAAGATCCGCGAGTACGAGACTCTGA ATGAGGTGCAGTGGGAGAACGGCTGCGTTTCGGGGGCCGTGTACTGGGGCGACGAATCTCTGACCAATCTGCTGGTGAAG GTTTACGGAGACTTTGCGTGGAGCAatcccctccaccctgacatcTTTCCTGGCGTGAGAAAGATGGAGGCGGAGGTCGTCCGAATGGCGTGCACGCTCTTCCACGGAGGACCCACCTCCTGTGGCACA GTTACTTCGGGAGGAACTGAGAGCATCCTGATGGCCTGCAAGGCGTACCGAGACATGGCGTATGAACGTGGTGTGACGTACCCTGAAAT TCTGGCACCCGTGAGCGTCCACGCGGCCTTCGACAAAGCAGCGCATTACTTTGGCATGAAGCTCGTCCACGTTGCCCTCGACAAGAACACCATGCAAGTGGACGTGACG GCGATGAAGAGAGCCATCAACAAGAACACCGCCATGCTGGTGTGCTCGACGCCTCAGTTTCCTCATGGAATCATGGATCCCGTCGAGGAAGTGGCAAAG CTGGCTGTGCGCTACAACATCCCGATGCACGTGGACGCCTGTCTGGGAGGTTTCCTCATTGTCTTCATGGCCAAGGCCGGATTCCCACTCGCCCCGTTCGACTTCAGGGTCAAAGGTGTTACCAGCATCTCTGCCGACACCCACAAG TACGGCTACGCCCCCAAAGGTTCCTCAGTGATCCTCTACAGTGACACAAAGTACCGTCACTACCAGTACTTCGTAGCTCCGGACTGGCAGGGGGGAATCTACGCCTCGCCCTCTGTTGCAGGCTCCAGGCCGGGCGGAATCATCGCCGCCTGCTGGGCGACCATGATGCACATGGGGGAGGACGGATACGTGAATGCCACCAAGAAGATCGTCAGCACGACACGCAAAATCCAAAAAGA AATCAACAAGATaaagggtgtgtttgtttttggggaGCCGAAGGTGTCCGTGGTGGCAATAGGCTCAAATGATTTTGATATTTTCCGTCTGTCTAATGCGCTGACATCAAAGGGCTGGAACCTGAACACACTGCAGTACCCGTCCAG CATCCACATCTGCTGCACAGTTCTGCACACGCAGTCGGGCGTCGCTGATCGGTTCATCCGTGATGTCAAAGAGCAGGTGGCCATCATCATGAAGAACCCCAAAGAGAAAACCACAGGAATG GGGGCGATCTACGGCATGGCCCAGTCCATCCCAGATAGATCCATGGTGACGGAGATCTCCCGAGGTTTCCTGGACTGTCTCTACAGCACCGAGGTGGCCAAGTCCAACACCAGCCACATGAACGGCAACGGCAAAGCCCACTGA